A window of Choristoneura fumiferana chromosome 8, NRCan_CFum_1, whole genome shotgun sequence contains these coding sequences:
- the Bub3 gene encoding mitotic checkpoint protein Bub3, whose amino-acid sequence MTVTRVAESRTEFKLKSLPEDVISSVKFAPKSNQFLLVSSWDCSVRLYDVSGNLERHKYNHELPVLDVCFRDAVHSYSGGLDQTLKMYDLNAGSETSLGEHKGAIRCVEFANEVNAVLTGSWDGTVKMWDSRVPNCVGTYNQGNERVYTMSIVGEKFVVGTSGRKIFVWDVRNMGHVNQRRESSLKYQTRCIRVFPNKQGYVLSSIEGRVAVEYLDSNPEVQKKKYAFKCHRIKDGGLEKIYPVNAISFHSVYNTFATGGSDGYVNIWDGFNKKRLCQFHRYNTAVSSLSFSYDGSALAIACSQLDETQVEDPKPEDTIYIRYVTDQETKPK is encoded by the exons ATGACAGTGACGCGGGTCGCGGAATCCCGCAccgaatttaaactaaaaagtcTTCCTGAGGATGTGATATCAAGTGTTAAATTCGCTCCTAAGTCGAACCAGTTCCTTTTAGTGTCTTCGTGGGATTGTTCCGTTCGACTTTACGATGTCAGCGGGAACTTGGAGCGGCATAAATACAACCACGAGTTACCAGTACTTGACGTCTGCTTTCGG GATGCTGTTCACTCGTATAGTGGTGGACTCGATCAAACACTCAAGATGTATGATCTCAATGCAGGCTCAGAGACAAGTCTGGGCGAGCACAAGGGAGCTATCCGCTGCGTGGAGTTTGCCAATGAAGTGAATGCTGTCCTGACCGGGAGCTGGGATGGAACTGTTAAGATGTGGGATAGCAGAGTACCCAACTGTGTTGGGACCTATAACCAGGGGAATGAAAGG GTATACACCATGAGCATAGTGGGCGAGAAGTTCGTAGTTGGCACTTCAGGTCGCAAAATCTTTGTCTGGGATGTCCGTAACATGGGCCATGTAAATCAGCGCCGGGAATCCTCACTCAAGTACCAGACGCGCTGCATCCGCGTGTTCCCCAACAAGCAGGGGTATGTGCTCAGTTCCATTGAGGGGCGCGTTGCGGTGGAATACTTGGACAGTAACCCTGAAGTGCAGAAGAAGAAATATGCCTTTAAGTGCCACAGAATTAAGGATGGAG GTCTTGAAAAAATCTACCCAGTAAACGCTATTAGCTTTCACTCGGTATACAACACATTTGCCACAGGCGGCTCTGATGGCTACGTCAACATTTGGGATGGTTTCAACAAGAAGCGCCTCTGCCAGTTCCACAGATACAATACGGCGGTATCATCTCTAAGCTTCTCTTACGACGGATCAGCTCTGGCCATTGCTTGCTCCCAGTTGGATGAGACGCAGGTCGAGGATCCGAAGCCCGAGGATACAATTTACATTAGATATGTTACTGACCAAGAGACAAAGCCAAAATAA
- the Sec71 gene encoding ADP ribosylation factor guanine nucleotide exchange factor Sec71 encodes MQTNLKTKEMFIVRALEKILADKDIKRSYHSQLKKSCEVALEEIKTELINGGQPETSESPTSGTLPLPKNDASNIITAEKYFLPFELACQSKASRIVVTALDCLQKLIAYGHLTGNVPDSTTPRKLLIDRIVETICGCFTGPQTDEGVQLQIIKALLTVITSQHVEVHEGTVLLAVRTCYNIYLASKNLINQTTARATLTQMLNVIFTKMENQALESENAPTEVHHKMPNGNVVSDDQNNHVGEENKSITPAPSDNMDDVLEAKIIAKQIVDSVIDNAVTIAFKKSTEEINQNVPENNENPDSQDSGSISHESNGQAGTEPTMTRIPSQESVDVASENDNSVTAKFTHILQKDAFLVFRALCKLSMKPLPEGTPDPKSHELRSKILSLHLLLSILQNAGPVFRNNEMFITAIKQYLCVALSKNGVSSVPEVFELSLAIFLALLQNFKAHLKKQIEVFFKEIFMNILETSSSSFEHKWMVIQALTRICGDAQSVVDIYVNYDCDLSAANLFQRLVNDVSKIAQGRQALELGATPNQEKSMRIRGLECLVSILKCMVEWSKELYINPNLQTTLGERTAKEDTDHHSIKSHGGSSLSLISTGSSNVGNRETLDSPEQFEVLKQQKEVWETGIDLFNRKPKKGVAFLQEQSLLGTSTKEIAEWLLTDERLDKTFVGEFLGENDDHSKEVMYAYVDSMNFANMDIVAALRHFLEGFRLPGEAQKIDRLMEKFASRYCECNPSNTLFTSADTVYVLAFSIIMLTTDLHSPQVKNKMTKEQYIKLNSGISDNNDLPREYLSQIYDEIAGHEIKMKSTSKPGKHMIANEKKRKFIWNMEMEQISTAAKNLMESVSHVQTPFTTAKHVEHVRPMFKMAWTPFLAAFSVGLQDCDDPEIASLCLDGIRCAIRIACIFHMSLERDAYVQALARFTLLTANSPITEMKAKNIDTIKTLITVAHTDGNYLGSSWLDVVKCISQLELAQLIGTGVRPQFLSSTGIKPQPDSLKFSLMTLDPSVKEHIGETSSQSVVVAVDRIFTGSTRLDGDAIVDFVKALCQVSLDELSHPTNPRMFSLQKIVEISYYNMGRIRLQWSRIWQVLGDHFNKVGCSNNEDISFFAVDSLRQLSMKFIEKGEFANFKFQKDFLRPFEHIMKKNNSPTIRDMVVRCIAQMVNSQAPNIKSGWKNIFSVFHLAASDQDEAIVDLAFQTTGKIITELYEKQFSAMIDSFQDAVKCLSEFACNAKFPDTSMEAIRLVRSCASAVGASPQLFTEHAGLESEQGAPEEDRVWLRGWFPLLFSLSCVVSRCKLDVRTRGLTVLFEIIKTHGESFRPHWWRDLFNILFRIFDNMKLPEHQLEKNEWMTTTCNHALYAIVDVFTQYFDVLGALLLETLYAQLHWCVQQDNEQLARSGTNCLENLVISNGMKFDDTTWSNTCQIMLDIFNSTLPSALLTWKPEEEDEAPARGILKKPQADDARSNNRVFNSLLIKCVVQLELIQTIDNIVFYPATSRKEDAETLALAAAELTGGAPGGGQECQREEQGMYRLLSSPHLLRLVDCLLCSHRFAKTFNTNNAQRNVLWKANFKGSVKPNMLKQETQSLACALRVLFKMHGDESRRAHAAAVQARLLAVCCEALEYFTALQHEAHRDAWTSILLLILTRILKMPDERFAAHVSRYYPLLCEVTCFDVKPELRSVLRRVLLRIGPVFNIVAPQ; translated from the exons ATGCAAACCAACCTGAAAACTAAAGAAATGTTTATAGTACGAGCTCTAGAGAAGATATTAGCCGATAAGGACATAAAACGGTCCTATCACAGTCAGTTGAAGAAGTCCTGTGAGGTAGCTCTAG AGGAAATTAAAACAGAATTAATAAATGGAGGTCAGCCGGAGACGTCTGAGAGTCCAACATCTGGCACACTTCCACTGCCTAAAAATGATGCCTCCAACATCATCACAGCAGAGAAGTACTTCCTACCATTCGAATTGGCCTGCCAGAGCAAAGCATCCAGGATAGTGGTCACGGCACTTGACTGCCTCCAGAAATTAATTGCTTATGGTCATCTTACTGGCAATGTTCCGGACTCCACCACACCAAGAAAACTTTTGATTGACCGCATAGTAGAGACCATATGTGGCTGCTTCACTGGCCCACAAACCGATGAGGGAGTCCAGCTTCAGATAATCAAAGCTCTCCTGACTGTCATCACGAGTCAGCATGTTGAAGTTCATGAAGGCACAGTCCTTCTGGCTGTCCGTAcatgttataatatttatttagcgAGTAAGAATCTAATTAACCAAACTACAGCCCGTGCTACCCTCACACAAATGCTTAATgtcatatttacaaaaatggaaAATCAGGCATTGGAATCAGAAAATGCCCCTACAGAAGTACACCACAAAATGCCTAATGGCAATGTTGTAAGCGATGATCAGAATAATCATGTCGGTGAAGAAAACAAGAGCATCACCCCAGCACCGAGTGACAATATGGATGATGTTTTAGAAGCTAAGATTATTGCTAAGCAAATTGTAGACTCTGTTATAGATAATGCTGTTACAATAGCTTTCAAGAAATCCACTGAAGAAATAAATCAGAATGTCCCTGAGAACAATGAGAATCCAGATTCACAGGACAGTGGCAGCATTTCCCATGAAAGTAATGGCCAAGCTGGAACAGAACCTACAATGACAAGAATACCATCACAAGAAAGTGTAGATGTTGCATCAGAGAATGATAATTCAGTCACTGCTAAATTCACACACATCCTTCAAAAAGATGCATTCCTAGTTTTCAGAGCCCTATGTAAACTCTCCATGAAACCACTCCCAGAAGGTACTCCAGATCCCAAATCTCACGAACTGAGATCCAAAATTCTCTCATTGCATTTACTACTTTCTATTCTACAAAATGCTGGCCCAGTATTCAGGAACAATGAAATGTTCATCACTGCAATCAAACAGTATCTTTGCGTAGCTCTTTCTAAAAATGGAGTCAGCTCTGTGCCAGAAGTATTTGAACTATCCCTCGCCATTTTCTTGGCTCTTCTGCAAAACTTCAAAGCCCACCTCAAAAAGCAAATTGAAGTCTTCTTCAAAGAAATTTTCATGAATATTTTGGAAACATCAAGTTCCTCTTTTGAACACAAATGGATGGTGATCCAAGCTTTGACGAGAATCTGTGGTGATGCACAAAGTGTTGTAGATATCTATGTCAACTACGATTGCGATTTGTCAGCTGCAAACTTATTCCAAAGATTAGTGAATGATGTCTCAAAAATCGCCCAAGGAAGGCAAGCTTTAGAGTTAGGAGCTACGCCAAATCAAGAGAAATCTATGCGTATCAGAGGACTGGAATGCTTAGTTTCCATATTAAAATGTATGGTGGAATGGAGTAAAGAGCTCTACATTAATCCAAACCTACAGACGACGCTGGGAGAAAGAACCGCGAAAGAAGACACGGATCACCACAGCATTAAGTCTCATGGAGGCTCTAGTCTCAGCCTGATCTCTACAGGATCAAGCAATGTCGGAAATAGGGAGACCTTAGATTCTCCTGAGCAATTTGAGGTATTAAAACAACAGAAAGAGGTATGGGAAACCGGCATTGACCTTTTTAATCGGAAGCCGAAGAAAGGTGTCGCCTTCCTACAGGAGCAGAGCTTGTTAGGCACTTCCACTAAGGAAATAGCTGAGTGGCTACTGACAGACGAACGACTTGACAAAACTTTTGTCGGTGAATTTTTAGGCGAAAACGACGATCATTCAAAGGAAGTCATGTATGCTTATGTTGACTCCATGAATTTTGCGAATATGGATATCGTGGCAGCTCTTCGTCACTTCTTAGAAGGATTTAGGCTCCCTGGCGAAGCACAGAAAATTGACAGGTTGATGGAAAAATTTGCGTCGCGCTATTGCGAGTGTAACCCTAGCAACACTCTATTTACGAGCGCAGACACCGTTTACGTACTCGCATTTTCCATAATAATGCTAACAACCGATTTGCACTCGCCACAAGTTAAGAATAAAATGACTAAAGAACAATACATTAAACTGAATAGCGGCATAAGCGACAACAATGACCTACCCCGAGAATATTTATCTCAAATCTATGACGAAATAGCTGGCcatgaaattaaaatgaagagcaCATCTAAACCTGGTAAACATATGATCGCTAATGAAAAGAAACGCAAATTTATTTGGAATATGGAAATGGAGCAAATTTCGACGGCTGCTAAAAACTTGATGGAGTCGGTCTCCCACGTCCAAACGCCGTTCACTACcgcgaaacatgtcgagcacGTGCGGCCAATGTTCAAAATGGCCTGGACGCCGTTCCTGGCTGCGTTTTCAGTAGGACTCCAGGATTGCGATGATCCCGAAATAGCTTCCTTATGCTTGGACGGTATCCGCTGCGCCATTCGTATCGCTTGCATATTTCACATGTCTTTAGAAAGAGATGCGTACGTGCAAGCTTTAGCACGGTTCACGCTTCTCACAGCTAACTCGCCTATCACAGAAATGAAGGCCAAGAACATCGATACAATAAAGACATTGATTACAGTCGCGCACACGGATGGAAACTATTTAGGATCGAGTTGGTTGGATGTCGTCAAATGTATTTCTCAATTAGAGTTGGCGCAGCTCATAGGCACAGGAGTGAGACCACAATTTTTGTCCAGTACTGGCATCAAGCCTCAGCCAGATTCATTGAAATTCAGTTTGATGACTCTAGACCCCAGCGTCAAAGAACATATTGGAGAAACGAGCTCTCAAAGTGTCGTCGTCGCCGTCGACAGAATATTCACAGGGTCGACAAGACTTGACGGTGACGCTATTGTTGACTTCGTTAAAGCATTGTGTCAGGTGTCATTAGATGAACTAAGCCATCCCACCAACCCTCGAATGTTCTCCCTACAGAAAATTGTTGAAATATCTTATTACAACATGGGAAGAATCAGGCTGCAGTGGTCTCGTATATGGCAAGTGCTCGGCGATCATTTCAACAAAGTCGGCTGCAGCAACAATGAAGACATCTCCTTCTTTGCAGTGGATTCTCTAAGACAGTTATCAATGAAGTTTATAGAAAAAGGTGAATTCGCCAATTTCAAATTCCAGAAGGACTTTTTAAGACCATTCGAGCACATCATGAAAAAGAACAACTCCCCCACAATAAGAGACATGGTGGTAAGGTGTATCGCTCAGATGGTGAATTCCCAAGCACCCAACATAAAGTCAGGTTGGAAGAACATATTTTCAGTATTCCACTTAGCAGCTAGCGATCAAGATGAAGCAATAGTAGATTTAGCATTCCAGACCACAGGGAAGATAATAACTGAACTGTATGAAAAACAGTTCTCAGCAATGATCGACTCGTTCCAAGACGCAGTCAAGTGCTTGTCAGAATTCGCGTGTAACGCCAAATTCCCTGATACGTCCATGGAAGCAATAAGGCTCGTGAGGTCCTGTGCGTCAGCGGTCGGGGCTTCACCCCAGCTGTTCACGGAACACGCGGGGTTAGAGAGCGAGCAAGGCGCGCCCGAGGAAGACCGAGTGTGGCTGAGGGGATGGTTCCCTCTATTATTTTCCCTATCCTGCGTCGTGAGTCGATGCAAACTGGACGTCCGCACGCGCGGGCTTACCGTCCTATTCGAAATCATAAAGACCCACGGGGAATCGTTCCGTCCTCACTGGTGGAGAGATCTATTCAATATTCTGTTCAGGATTTTCGACAACATGAAGTTACCGGAACACCAGCTGGAAAAGAACGAGTGGATGACCACGACGTGCAACCACGCGCTCTATGCGATCGTCGACGTGTTTACGCAATACTTCGATGTGCTCGGCGCCTTGCTACTCGAAACTTTGTACGCTCAGCTGCACTGGTGCGTGCAACAGGACAACGAACAGCTCGCGCGCTCCGGGACTAACTGCCTCGAAAACCTCGTCATCTCCAACGGTATGAAATTCGACGACACCACATGGAGCAATACCTGTCAGATCATGTTGGATATCTTCAACAGCACGCTGCCCTCGGCGCTGCTGACGTGGAAGCCTGAAGAGGAGGACGAGGCGCCTGCGCGCGGGATTCTCAAGAAGCCCCAAGCGGATGACGCTCGTTCGAACAACAGGGTGTTCAACAGTCTCCTAATCAAATGCGTGGTTCAGTTGGAGCTGATACAAACAATCGACAACATCGTGTTCTACCCAGCCACGTCTCGCAAGGAGGATGCGGAGACGCTCGCGCTGGCGGCCGCGGAGCTGACGGGCGGCGCGCCCGGCGGCGGCCAGGAGTGCCAGCGCGAGGAACAAGGCATGTACCGTCTGCTGAGCTCGCCGCATCTCCTCCGGCTGGTCGACTGTCTGCTCTGCAGCCACCGCTTCGCGAAAACCTTCAACACCAACAACGCGCAGCGCAACGTTCTCTGGAAGGCGAACTTCAAAGGATCCGTGAAACCAAACATGCTAAAGCAGGAGACGCAGTCCTTGGCGTGTGCCCTCCGGGTACTTTTCAAGATGCACGGGGATGAGTCGCGGCGCGCCCACGCGGCGGCCGTGCAAGCGCGACTCCTGGCAGTCTGCTGCGAAGCTCTGGAGTACTTCACGGCGCTCCAGCACGAGGCGCACCGCGACGCCTGGACATCCATCCTGCTGCTCATTCTGACCAGAATATTGAAGATGCCCGATGAGAGA TTCGCGGCGCACGTGTCCCGATACTACCCGCTGCTGTGCGAAGTGACGTGTTTCGACGTGAAGCCAGAACTGCGGTCGGTGCTGCGCCGCGTGCTCCTGCGCATCGGGCCCGTCTTCAACATCGTCGCCCCCCAATAA
- the Arpc1 gene encoding actin-related protein 2/3 complex, subunit 1A, whose amino-acid sequence MSQTLTFGDSCAPITCHAWNKDRTQIAFSPNNNEVHIYQKDGNDWKQTNNLAEHDLRVMGIDWAPNTNRIVTCSVDRNAYVWTQGEDGKWSTTLVLLRINRAATCVKWSPMENKFAVGSGARLISICYFEKENNWWVSKHIKKPIRSTVTSLDWHPNNMLLVAGSADFKVRVFSAYIKDIEDQPGPNVWGTKLPLGQLLAEFPNSPSGGGWVHNVSFSADGNKVAWVGHDSSINVADATQGKAVIKLKTEYLPFLGCNWVTNNSLVVAGHSCIPLLYCHDRDTLKFVAKLDNTQRKESGGLSAMKKFQSLDRQARIETNDTFLDSIHQNAITSINLYKGTKACTKKFSTSGMDGQLVIWDIDSLERSIEGLKIQ is encoded by the exons ATGTCTCAAACGCTGACGTTCGGTGACTCATGCGCGCCTATAACTTGCCATGCCTGGAACAAGGATAGGACTc AAATTGCCTTCTCCCCTAACAACAACGAAGTACATATTTACCAAAAGGATGGCAATGATTGGAAGCAAACCAACAACTTGGCTGAACATGACTTGAGAGTCATGGGTATTGACTGGGCTCCCAATACTAACCGCATTGTAACCTGCTCTGTAGACCGAAATGCCTATGTCTGGACCCAAGGAGAAGATGGAAAATGGAGCACCACTCTTGTGCTGCTTCGAATCAATCGCGCAGCCACTTGTGTGAAATGGTCACCCATGGAGAACAAGTTTGCTGTCGGCTCCGGAGCCCGTTTGATTTCAATCTGCTACTTTGAGAAGGAGAATAATTGGTGGGTCTCTAAGCATATTAAGAAGCCCATTCGTTCCACTGTGACTTCCTTGGACTGGCACCCTAACAACATGCTCCTAGTGGCAGGGTCAGCGGACTTCAAAGTCAGGGTTTTCTCTGCTTATATCAAGGATATTGAAGATCAACCTGGCCCTAATGTTTGGGGAACTAAATTGCCTTTAGGCCAGTTATTGGCCGAGTTCCCCAACTCCCCATCTGGAGGTGGATGGGTGCACAATGTGTCATTCTCTGCAGATGGAAACAAGGTTGCATGGGTTGGACATGACAGCTCCATCAATGTAGCTGATGCTACTCAGGGAAAAGCTGTCATTAAACTGAAGACTGAATATCTGCCCTTCTTGGGATGTAATTGGGTGACCAATAACTCCCTGGTTGTGGCAGGCCATAGCTGCATTCCATTGCTCTACTGCCATGACAGGGACACTTTGAAGTTTGTTGCCAAACTGGATAATACTCAGAGAAAGGAGTCTGGAGGCTTGTCTGCTATGAAGAAGTTCCAGTCTCTAGATCGCCAGGCTCGTATTGAGACCAATGATACTTTTCTTGATTCCATCCATCAGAATGCTATAACCAGTATTAACTTGTACAAGGGGACTAAAGCCTGTACTAAGAAGTTTAGCACTTCAGGCATGGATGGACAGCTTGTTATCTGGGATATAGACTCTCTTGAGAGGTCCATTGAAGGTCTCAAGATTCAGTAG
- the LOC141430700 gene encoding actin-related protein 2/3 complex subunit 1A-B-like isoform X2 → MFQTTIMSQTLTFGDSCAPITCHAWNKDRTQIAFSPNNNEVHIYQKDGNDWKQTNNLAEHDLRVMGIDWAPNTNRIVTCSVDRNAYVWTQGEDGKWSITLVLLRINRAATCVKWSPMENKFAVGSGDRLISICYFEKENNWWVSKHIKKPICSTVTSLDWHPNNMLLVAGSADFKVRVFSAYIKDIEDQPGPNVWGTKLPLGQLLAEFPNSPSGGGWVHNVSFSADGNKIAWVGHDSSINVADATQGKAVIKLKTEYLPFLGCNWVTNNSLVVAGHSCIPLLYCHDRDTLKFVAKLDNTQRKESGGLSAMKKFQSLDRQARIETNDTFLDSIHQNAITSINLYKGTKACTKKFSTSGIDGQLVIWDIDSLERSIEGLKIQ, encoded by the exons ATGTTCCAGACCACCATAATGTCTCAAACGCTGACGTTCGGTGACTCATGCGCGCCTATAACTTGCCATGCTTGGAACAAGGATAGGACTc AAATTGCCTTCTCCCCTAACAACAACGAAGTACATATTTACCAAAAGGATGGCAATGATTGGAAGCAAACCAACAACTTGGCTGAACATGACTTGAGAGTCATGGGTATTGACTGGGCTCCCAATACTAACCGCATTGTAACCTGCTCTGTAGACCGAAATGCCTATGTCTGGACCCAAGGAGAAGATGGAAAATGGAGCATCACTCTTGTGCTGCTTCGAATCAATCGGGCAGCCACTTGTGTGAAATGGTCACCCATGGAGAACAAGTTTGCTGTTGGCTCCGGAGACCGGTTGATTTCAATCTGCTACTTTGAGAAGGAGAATAATTGGTGGGTCTCTAAGCATATTAAGAAGCCCATTTGTTCCACTGTGACTTCCTTGGACTGGCACCCTAACAACATGCTCCTAGTGGCAGGGTCAGCAGACTTCAAAGTCAGGGTTTTCTCTGCTTATATCAAGGATATTGAAGATCAACCTGGCCCTAATGTTTGGGGAACTAAATTGCCTTTAGGCCAGTTATTGGCCGAGTTCCCCAACTCCCCATCTGGAGGTGGATGGGTGCACAATGTGTCATTCTCTGCAGATGGGAACAAGATTGCATGGGTTGGACATGACAGCTCCATCAATGTAGCTGATGCTACTCAGGGAAAAGCTGTCATTAAACTGAAGACTGAATATCTGCCCTTCTTGGGATGTAATTGGGTGACCAATAACTCCCTGGTTGTGGCAGGCCATAGCTGCATTCCATTGCTCTACTGCCATGACAGGGACACTTTGAAGTTTGTTGCCAAACTGGATAATACTCAGAGAAAGGAGTCTGGAGGCTTGTCTGCTATGAAGAAGTTCCAGTCTCTAGATCGCCAGGCTCGTATTGAGACCAATGATACTTTTCTTGATTCCATTCATCAGAATGCTATAACCAGTATTAACTTGTACAAGGGGACTAAAGCCTGTACAAAGAAGTTTAGCACTTCAGGCATAGATGGACAGCTCGTTATCTGGGATATAGACTCTCTCGAgag gtcCATTGAAGGTCTCAAGATTCAGTAG
- the LOC141430700 gene encoding actin-related protein 2/3 complex subunit 1A-B-like isoform X1, translating to MFQTTIMSQTLTFGDSCAPITCHAWNKDRTQIAFSPNNNEVHIYQKDGNDWKQTNNLAEHDLRVMGIDWAPNTNRIVTCSVDRNAYVWTQGEDGKWSITLVLLRINRAATCVKWSPMENKFAVGSGDRLISICYFEKENNWWVSKHIKKPICSTVTSLDWHPNNMLLVAGSADFKVRVFSAYIKDIEDQPGPNVWGTKLPLGQLLAEFPNSPSGGGWVHNVSFSADGNKIAWVGHDSSINVADATQGKAVIKLKTEYLPFLGCNWVTNNSLVVAGHSCIPLLYCHDRDTLKFVAKLDNTQRKESGGLSAMKKFQSLDRQARIETNDTFLDSIHQNAITSINLYKGTKACTKKFSTSGIDGQLVIWDIDSLERSHTHTHTHSHSYTHTHTHTCTHTYAHTHTHTYTHIHTHTIHAFVLYLFFIKLIAKFLYIYIYIYIYLKALYFTLCNQLILSNFSYCLFILKPNQAAT from the exons ATGTTCCAGACCACCATAATGTCTCAAACGCTGACGTTCGGTGACTCATGCGCGCCTATAACTTGCCATGCTTGGAACAAGGATAGGACTc AAATTGCCTTCTCCCCTAACAACAACGAAGTACATATTTACCAAAAGGATGGCAATGATTGGAAGCAAACCAACAACTTGGCTGAACATGACTTGAGAGTCATGGGTATTGACTGGGCTCCCAATACTAACCGCATTGTAACCTGCTCTGTAGACCGAAATGCCTATGTCTGGACCCAAGGAGAAGATGGAAAATGGAGCATCACTCTTGTGCTGCTTCGAATCAATCGGGCAGCCACTTGTGTGAAATGGTCACCCATGGAGAACAAGTTTGCTGTTGGCTCCGGAGACCGGTTGATTTCAATCTGCTACTTTGAGAAGGAGAATAATTGGTGGGTCTCTAAGCATATTAAGAAGCCCATTTGTTCCACTGTGACTTCCTTGGACTGGCACCCTAACAACATGCTCCTAGTGGCAGGGTCAGCAGACTTCAAAGTCAGGGTTTTCTCTGCTTATATCAAGGATATTGAAGATCAACCTGGCCCTAATGTTTGGGGAACTAAATTGCCTTTAGGCCAGTTATTGGCCGAGTTCCCCAACTCCCCATCTGGAGGTGGATGGGTGCACAATGTGTCATTCTCTGCAGATGGGAACAAGATTGCATGGGTTGGACATGACAGCTCCATCAATGTAGCTGATGCTACTCAGGGAAAAGCTGTCATTAAACTGAAGACTGAATATCTGCCCTTCTTGGGATGTAATTGGGTGACCAATAACTCCCTGGTTGTGGCAGGCCATAGCTGCATTCCATTGCTCTACTGCCATGACAGGGACACTTTGAAGTTTGTTGCCAAACTGGATAATACTCAGAGAAAGGAGTCTGGAGGCTTGTCTGCTATGAAGAAGTTCCAGTCTCTAGATCGCCAGGCTCGTATTGAGACCAATGATACTTTTCTTGATTCCATTCATCAGAATGCTATAACCAGTATTAACTTGTACAAGGGGACTAAAGCCTGTACAAAGAAGTTTAGCACTTCAGGCATAGATGGACAGCTCGTTATCTGGGATATAGACTCTCTCGAgaggtcacacacacacacacacacacactcacactcatacacacacacacacacacacacatgcacacacacatacgcacacacacacacacacacatacacacacatacacacacacacaatacatgCATTTGTGCTTTATCTCTTCTTCATTAAACTGATAGCTAagttcttgtatatatatatatatatatatatatatttaaaggcCTTATATTTCACTTTATGTAATCAGCTAATACTAAGTAATTTTtcctattgtttatttattttaaaaccgaaTCAGGCCGCCACGTGA